A single window of Aquipuribacter hungaricus DNA harbors:
- the rph gene encoding ribonuclease PH, giving the protein MTSPRHDGRLPDQLREVRLTRGWTDHPEGSVLVEFGRTRVMCTASFTPGVPRWRKGSGKGWVTAEYAMLPRSTNTRSDRESVKGKVGGRTHEISRLVGRALRAVVDTSALGENTVHLDCDVLQADGGTRTAAITGAYVALADAITWAQAQGHVKKGAKALTGSVSAISVGVVGGRAVLDLDYPEDVSAGTDMNVVCTGDGRFVEVQGTAEGAPFDREELDGLLDLALLGCALLTEQQQRVLATPAP; this is encoded by the coding sequence GTGACCAGCCCCCGCCACGACGGCCGACTGCCCGACCAGCTGCGCGAGGTCCGCCTCACCCGCGGCTGGACCGACCACCCCGAGGGCAGCGTGCTCGTCGAGTTCGGCCGCACCCGCGTGATGTGCACCGCGAGCTTCACCCCGGGCGTGCCGCGCTGGCGCAAGGGCTCCGGCAAGGGCTGGGTGACCGCGGAGTACGCGATGCTGCCGCGCTCGACCAACACCCGCAGCGACCGGGAGTCGGTCAAGGGCAAGGTCGGCGGCCGCACGCACGAGATCTCCCGGCTGGTCGGGCGGGCGCTGCGCGCCGTCGTCGACACCTCGGCCCTGGGGGAGAACACCGTCCACCTGGACTGCGACGTGCTGCAGGCCGACGGCGGCACCCGGACCGCCGCCATCACCGGCGCCTACGTCGCGCTCGCCGACGCCATCACCTGGGCGCAGGCGCAGGGCCACGTGAAGAAGGGCGCCAAGGCCCTGACCGGCTCGGTCTCCGCGATCAGCGTCGGCGTCGTCGGCGGCCGGGCCGTGCTCGACCTGGACTACCCCGAGGACGTCTCCGCCGGCACGGACATGAACGTCGTCTGCACCGGCGACGGCCGCTTCGTCGAGGTCCAGGGCACAGCCGAGGGCGCCCCGTTCGACCGCGAGGAGCTCGACGGGCTGCTGGACCTGGCGCTGCTGGGCTGCGCGCTGCTCACCGAGCAGCAGCAGCGGGTCCTCGCGACGCCGGCGCCGTGA
- a CDS encoding MBL fold metallo-hydrolase, with translation MRLTVVGCAGSYPGPGSAASCYLVEAPDGHGGTTRVVLDLGSGALGPLQHHLDPRDLDAVLLSHLHADHCLDLMGLYVLQRHHPGGSTGRRVPVHGPAGTAARLARGYDLVAPADMSAELDVQEWSPRTGVQVGSLRVTPFPVRHPVEAYALRVVWTDPAGQDHALVYSGDTDTCEGLDEAAAGADLLLCEAAFVEGRDEARGIHLTGRRAGEVAAAAGADLLVLTHVPAWNPPGVAAQEAAEVFLGRTVTAEPGAVHEVVHGG, from the coding sequence CTGCGGCTGACCGTCGTCGGCTGCGCCGGCTCCTACCCCGGGCCGGGGTCGGCGGCCTCGTGCTACCTCGTCGAGGCCCCGGACGGGCACGGCGGCACCACGCGCGTCGTCCTGGACCTGGGCAGCGGCGCGCTCGGCCCGCTCCAGCACCACCTGGACCCGCGCGACCTCGACGCGGTCCTGCTGTCGCACCTGCACGCCGACCACTGCCTGGACCTCATGGGGCTGTACGTCCTGCAGCGCCACCACCCCGGCGGCAGCACCGGTCGCCGGGTGCCCGTCCACGGCCCGGCGGGGACCGCGGCCCGGCTGGCCCGCGGCTACGACCTCGTCGCCCCGGCGGACATGTCGGCCGAGCTCGACGTCCAGGAGTGGTCCCCGCGCACGGGCGTTCAGGTCGGCTCCCTGCGAGTCACCCCGTTCCCGGTCCGGCACCCGGTCGAGGCGTACGCGCTGCGCGTGGTGTGGACCGACCCCGCCGGGCAGGACCACGCGCTCGTCTACTCCGGCGACACCGACACCTGCGAGGGCCTGGACGAGGCCGCCGCCGGCGCGGACCTGCTGCTGTGCGAGGCCGCGTTCGTCGAGGGCCGTGACGAGGCCCGCGGGATCCACCTCACGGGCCGGCGCGCGGGCGAGGTCGCGGCGGCCGCCGGCGCCGACCTCCTCGTGCTCACCCACGTCCCGGCGTGGAACCCGCCCGGCGTCGCCGCGCAGGAGGCGGCCGAGGTGTTCCTAGGCCGGACCGTGACCGCCGAGCCCGGCGCCGTGCACGAGGTCGTCCACGGCGGCTGA